From a single Sparus aurata chromosome 13, fSpaAur1.1, whole genome shotgun sequence genomic region:
- the ncbp3 gene encoding nuclear cap-binding protein subunit 3: MAAVRSLRVSVKSDSGSDRSESDSDSESDRDAREAEPMEVEEGELEPEDISVNRSLKELLPDTSRRYENKAGAFITGIDVTSKEAIEKKEKRARRFHFCTEESTSQRNVYLDKEVMKKAIPRLRMEAIYVTGVDDMSTQDVFGYFKEYPPAHIEWIDDTSCNVVWLDDNTSVRALVNCSRLPDPESVTTETESSDQPGKQSKGHRAQGSDDEDEEEEGEVDEDEEETVKKSSEEIEVKDSDGEAEQKSKAEDGQMDDLSGAERESLLRNDLRPAIKPFKGNKLFLRFATLEDKKELGAARRSRYYMKYGNPNYGGMKGILSNSWKRRFHNRRIQRDVIKTKKPLIGDSMGHTPPYTHRHSADLVNLPEEPIKEEEEEEEDDDDGDEDMDSDDRVVEYKERAERERGERGGSSRSLGAGLRSRAERSPSPWSESDEMDYDLELKMISTPSPKKSKKMTMYADELDTTLKSIRNRIGGSGSQSRPKSASPTKVMDVRQLLEEKRSGHSQQSRPPPVAASGKTDVRQRLGKRRYSPDRGRSPSPVSPRETPPAREPIRDVHRRLGVASQDNRGLFSNSSKDRKTSGLWSRLGSGDESSAGHERKSSSRSAGLFSSSSSPSSSRNEIATSSSSSSRRRQVDGEEEEEVEEEDDSTLQKMWGAMIKKKQERQTHKLKKSRLDNLPSLQIEISRDSSEDSDA, from the exons ATGGCGGCAGTGCGCAGCTTACGGGTGTCGGTGAAATCAGACAGCGGCTCGGACCGCTCGGAATCGGACTCTGACTCCGAATCGGACAGAGATGCCCGCGAAGCCGAGCcgatggaggtggaggagggggagctggAGCCAGAGGACATATCCGTTAACCGTTccctgaaggagctgctgcCG GATACGAGCCGACGATATGAGAACAAGGCTGGAGCGTTCATCACCGGGATTGATGTCACCTCAAAG GAGGCGATCGAGAAAAAAGAGAAGCGAGCGAGACGTTTCCATTTCTGCACGGAAGAGAGCACCAGTCAGAGGAACGTTTACCTCGATAAAGAAGTCATGAAGAAAG CTATCCCCAGACTGCGTATGGAGGCGATCTATGTAACAGGTGTGGACGACATGAGCACACAGGACGTCTTTGGATACTTTAAGGAATATCCTCCAGCACACATCGAGTGGATCGATGACACCTCCT GTAACGTGGTTTGGCTCGATGACAACACTTCTGTCCGAGCCCTCGTCAACTGCAGCCGGCTACCTGACCCGGAGTCTGTTACTACGGAGACGGAGAGCAGCGACCAGCCAGGCAAACAGAGCaaag GTCATCGGGCTCAAGGGTCGGacgatgaagatgaagaggaagagggcgAGGTGGACGAAGACGAGGAAGAGACGGTGAAGAAGAGCAGCGAGGAGATCGAGGTGAAAGACAGTGACGGAGAGGCGGAGCAGAAAAGCAAAGCGGAGGACGGACAG ATGGACGACCTGTCGGGGGCGGAGAGAGAGTCTCTGCTGAGGAACGACCTGCGACCGGCCATCAAACCCTTCAAAGGAAACAAACTGTTCCTGCGCTTCGCCACACTAG AGGATAAGAAGGAGTTGGGCGCCGCTCGTCGCAGCAGATACTACATGAAGTACGGAAACCCGAACTACGGAGGCATGAAGGGAATCCTCAGTAACTCCTG GAAGAGGAGGTTTCACAACCGGCGGATCCAGAGAGACGTCATCAAGACCAAGAAGCCTCTGATCGGAGACAGCATGGGACACACACCTCCGTACACACACCGACACTCcg CTGACCTGGTCAACCTGCCCGAGGAGCCCAttaaggaggaagaggaggaggaagaagacgatGACGACGGCGATGAGGACATGGACTCAGACGACAGGGTGGTGGAGTACAAAGAGCGAGCGGAGCGGGAGAGAGGCGAGCGAGGAGGCAGCTCGCGCTCGCTGGGGGCGGGGCTTCGTAGTCGTGCGGAGCGCTCCCCGTCTCCGTGGTCGGAGTCAGACGAGATGGACTACGACCTGGAGCTGAAGATGATCTCCACGCCGTCACCCAAGAAGAGCAAGAAGATGACGATGTACGCCGACGAGCTGGACACAACCCTGAAGAGCATCCG GAACAGGATCGGGGGTTCAGGATCACAGAGCAGACCCAAATCTGCATCGCCCACCAAGGTGATGGACGTCcgccagctgctggaggagaaacgATCGGGTCACTCTCAGCAGAGCCGGCCCCCCCCGGTGGCTGCCAGCGGAAAGACAG ATGTTCGGCAGCGTCTGGGGAAAAGACGTTACTCTCCAGACAGAGGGCGCTCCCCCTCCCCCGTCTCCCCCAGAGAGACGCCTCCAGCCagagagccaatcagagacgtgCATCGCAGACTGGGCGTGGCCAGTCAAGACAACAGAGGCCTCTTCTCCAACTCAtccaaagacagaaagacaa GCGGCCTGTGGAGCAGACTCGGCTCCGGTGACGAGAGCAGCGCCGGACACGAGCGCAAGTCAAGCAGCCGGTCGGCCggcctcttctcctcctcctcctccccttcatcGAGCCGCAATGAGATTGCcactagcagcagcagcagcagcaggaggagacaaGTGGacggagaagaggaagaggaggtggaggaggaagacgacTCGACGCTGCAGAAGATGTGGGGCGCCATGATCAAAAAGAAGCAGGAGCGTCAGACCCACAAGCTGAAGAAGAGCCGGCTGGACAACCTGCCGTCGCTGCAGATCGAGATCAGCCGCGACAGCAGCGAAGACTCGGACGCCTGA